The Vibrio syngnathi DNA window AGCGGCTTACTTTGGTCTATTCAATGGAACCACTGAAGATAAGTGGGGCTGGTTAGATTACGTTTATCCAGCAGACCACACGTCAAATAACCAAACGCAAACAACTAAGTAAGCAACAGCCAAATATTTTATAAGGATTTAAGCAATGCCAATCTATCGTTCAGCAACGACTACCCACGGACGCAACATGGCTGGTGCGCGCGCTTTATGGCGTGCAACTGGCGTTAAAGATGATGACTTCGGTAAGCCAATCATCGCGGTTGTAAACTCTTTCACTCAATTCGTACCAGGCCACGTTCACCTTAAAGATATGGGTCAACTGGTTGCGGGTGAAATCGAGAAAGCAGGCGGTATCGCTAAAGAATTCAACACCATCGCTGTCGATGATGGTATCGCAATGGGTCACGGCGGCATGCTGTACTCACTGCCATCACGTGAGCTTATCGCAGATTCAGTAGAATACATGGTCAATGCACACTGTGCGGATGCGATGGTGTGTATCTCTAACTGTGACAAAATCACTCCGGGAATGATGATGGCAGCAATGCGCCTTAACATCCCTGTGATCTTTGTATCAGGCGGCCCAATGGAAGCGGGTAAAACCAAGCTTTCAGATCAGATCATCAAGCTCGACCTTGTTGATGCAATGATCCAAGGTGCCGATCCAACGATTTCAGATGAGCAAAGTGAGCAAGTAGAACGTTCTGCATGTCCAACCTGTGGTTCATGTTCAGGTATGTTCACAGCTAACTCAATGAACTGTCTAACAGAAGCACTTGGCCTATCTCAGCCTGGTAACGGTTCTATGCTAGCGACGCACGCAGACCGTGAAGAACTGTTCATCAATGCCGGTAAGCGCATCGTTGACCTAACCAAGCGTTACTACGAGCAAGACGACGAGTCAGCACTGCCACGCAACATCGCAAACCGCGCAGCCTTTGATAATGCAATGGCGCTTGATATCGCAATGGGTGGTTCTAGTAACACCGTTCTTCACCTTTTAGCAGCAGCTCAAGAAGGCGACATCGATTTCGATATGGATGATATCGATGCGATGTCTCGCCGTGTTCCACACCTATGTAAAGTGGCACCTTCAACACCGAAATACCACATGGAAGATGTTCACCGTGCTGGTGGTGTGATGGCTATCCTAGGTGAGCTTGATCGTGCAGGTCTACTGAACAACCAAACTCGCACTGTACTTGGCCTAAGCATGCAAGAGCAGCTCGCTCAATACGACATCATGCAGACAGAAGACGAAGCCGTGCTTAAGTTCTTCCGTGCAGGTCCTGCAGGCATCCGTACCACTAAAGCCTTCTCACAAGATTGCCGTTGGGATCGTCTTGATGACGATCGCAAAGAAGGTTGTATTCGTACCAAAGAAAACGCATTCAGCCAAGAAGGCGGCCTAGCGGTACTTTCAGGTAACATCGCGGTTGATGGTTGTATCGTTAAGACTGCGGGTGTTGATGAAGAAAACCTTAAATTCCAAGGTCCAGCAATCGTATTTGAAAGCCAAGATACAGCGGTAGAAGGTATCTTAGCGGGTAAAGTTAAAGCAGGCGAAGTGGTTGTTATTCGTTACGAAGGTCCTAAAGGCGGTCCGGGCATGCAAGAAATGCTTTACCCAACCACTTACCTAAAATCTATGGGTCTAGGTAAATCTTGTGCTCTTCTAACTGACGGACGTTTTTCTGGTGGTACATCAGGTCTGTCTATCGGTCACGCTTCTCCAGAAGCAGCAAGTGGCGGTGTGATTGGTCTCGTGAACACTGGCGATATAATCACTATCGATATCCCTAACCGTTCAATCACGCTTGATGTGGCTGAAGATGAACTAGCAGCTCGTCGAGAAAAACAAGATGCATTAGGCTGGAAACCAGAAAACCGTCAACGTGAAGTGTCGTTCGCACTGAAAGCTTACGCAAGCATGGCAACCAGTGCCGACAAAGGCGCTGTGCGTGATAAGTCTAAGCTTGAGGGCTAACTATGAGTGATGACACCTCCAGTCCCCAGAAACAAACTGGCGCAGATTATCTGCGTCAGATCCTGAGAGCGCCGGTTTACGAAGCGGCGATTGTGACACCTCTACAGGATATGCCACGTTTAAGTGCTCGAATTGGTAATCTGGTTCAGCTAAAACGCGAAGATCGCCAACCTGTGCACTCGTTCAAGTTGCGTGGTGCCTACAACATGGTATCAAGCCTCAATGAGCAACAGAAAGCCGCTGGTGTGATTGCGGCATCGGCGGGTAACCACGCTCAAGGCATGGCGCTGTCGGGTTCTAAATTGGGTATTCAGACCACGATCGTGATGCCAAAAACCACACCGGACATCAAAGTTGATGCAGTACGTGGCTTTGGTGGCAATGTGGTTCTGCACGGCAGCAACTTTGATGAAGCGAAAGCGGAAGCGGAACGCCTTTCGGCTGAACATGGCTACACCTTTGTGCCTCCATTCGATCACCCATTGGTGATTGCTGGGCAAGGCACTATGGGTATGGAGATGCTTCAGCAAAACGGCCACATGGATTATATCTTTGTGCCTGTTGGTGGCGGTGGCTTAGCGGCTGGTGTTGCTGTATTAATCAAACAACTGATGCCAGAAATTAAAGTGATTGCGGTAGAACCAGAAGATTCGGCTTGCTTGAAAGCGGCACTCGACGCTGGTGAACCTGTGGTACTGGATCAGGTCAGCATGTTTGCTGATGGTGTTGCGGTTAAGCGTATTGGTGAAGAGACATTCCGCCTTTGCCAGCAGTACATTGATGGTCATATTACCGTCTCTAGCGATGAAATCTGCTCTGCGGTAAAGGACATCTTTGAAGATACTCGCGCAATTGCCGAGCCTTCAGGAGCGCTAGCTCTGGCTGGCTTGAAGAAGTTTGCTGAACAAAACAAACTGCAAGATAAGCAATTGGCAACGGTCCTTTCTGGTGCGAACACCAACTTCCACGGTCTGCGTTATGTCTCTGAACGTTGTGAATTGGGTGAGAAGCGAGAAGGTCTACTTGCGGTGACGATTCCAGAGCGACAAGGTGCGTTCCTAGAGTTCTGTAACATTATTGGTGGTCGAGCAGTGACTGAGTTTAACTACCGCCACAACGACGAAGGTCTGGCGAATATCTTCGTTGGTGTGCGTCTGCAAGGTGGTCAAGAAGAACTCGAACACATCATCAATGACCTACGTGAGGGCGGCTACCCGGTTGTCGATCTCTCTGATGATGAGATGGCAAAACTGCACATTCGTTACATGATTGGCGGAAAACCATCGAAACCACTGAAAGAGCGCCTTTACAGCTTTGAGTTTCCAGAGTATCCAGGTGCATTGATTAAATTCCTTGATACCTTAGGTACCCACTGGAATATCAGCCTGTTCAACTATCGTAATCATGGTGCAGATTACGGTCGTGTACTGTGTGGCTTCGAACTCGGTGATGATGATTTGGCTCAGTTCTCTACACACTTAGAAGAACTTGGCTACCAATGCAAAGATGAAACCGATAACCCTTCCTACAAGTTCTTCTTGTCTTAAGAGTTAACGGCCGAATCAAAAAGAGCGAGTATTTACTCGCTCTTTTTATTGGTGAAGAAGTAAATTCACCCCCAAAGGATCCTCACACAAAGATCACTAAAGTGCTTTGCGATGATCCAACCAATCTTGGTGAAGCTGTTCACTCGATCCTAAATACTTAACCATCCACTCGATCAACTTATGGTTGTCATCTTTACGCCACACTAAGCAGCAATGACTCTGCGGGCTTGGCTCGGGTAATATTTTTTCCACCAGCAAACCTTGCTCAATAATAGGTGCGGCAATATGCCTTGGCATGTAACCCACTCCAACACCATTTTTAAGGCACTCTATTGCGCTGTACCAGTTAGGCAATAGAAGACGTCTCTGACTCGCATAGTGCCCAGTGTGACGCTTTGGCAGCACGCTAGAGGTATCATCCAAACAGATCGCTGGATATTGACTGACAAAGGCTTCATTGAGGTTTTGCTCTCGCACACAAGGATGACTGGGTGACATAACAAATGCCCAATCTAACCGCCCCATATCTTTTACTTCAAAGTCACCGCCTACCGGAATCGCCGAAGTAGCACCAATCACAATATCCGCCCTGCCTTGTGCAATGGCTTCCCAAGAACCGTTAAACACTTCCATGTTGATCTGCAACTCAGCAAACTCAAACGTTTGGTAGAACTCTTCAATCATTGGCTTCATCTTGTC harbors:
- the punR gene encoding DNA-binding transcriptional activator PunR; this encodes MFSKSSLEMLDTVARLGSFTAAAEQLHKVPSAISYGVRQVEQELDVLLFRRLPRKVELTPAGELFIEEARQLLRQMEELSAQTRRAARGWKKTLRLTLDNVVKLDKMKPMIEEFYQTFEFAELQINMEVFNGSWEAIAQGRADIVIGATSAIPVGGDFEVKDMGRLDWAFVMSPSHPCVREQNLNEAFVSQYPAICLDDTSSVLPKRHTGHYASQRRLLLPNWYSAIECLKNGVGVGYMPRHIAAPIIEQGLLVEKILPEPSPQSHCCLVWRKDDNHKLIEWMVKYLGSSEQLHQDWLDHRKAL
- the ilvD gene encoding dihydroxy-acid dehydratase — protein: MPIYRSATTTHGRNMAGARALWRATGVKDDDFGKPIIAVVNSFTQFVPGHVHLKDMGQLVAGEIEKAGGIAKEFNTIAVDDGIAMGHGGMLYSLPSRELIADSVEYMVNAHCADAMVCISNCDKITPGMMMAAMRLNIPVIFVSGGPMEAGKTKLSDQIIKLDLVDAMIQGADPTISDEQSEQVERSACPTCGSCSGMFTANSMNCLTEALGLSQPGNGSMLATHADREELFINAGKRIVDLTKRYYEQDDESALPRNIANRAAFDNAMALDIAMGGSSNTVLHLLAAAQEGDIDFDMDDIDAMSRRVPHLCKVAPSTPKYHMEDVHRAGGVMAILGELDRAGLLNNQTRTVLGLSMQEQLAQYDIMQTEDEAVLKFFRAGPAGIRTTKAFSQDCRWDRLDDDRKEGCIRTKENAFSQEGGLAVLSGNIAVDGCIVKTAGVDEENLKFQGPAIVFESQDTAVEGILAGKVKAGEVVVIRYEGPKGGPGMQEMLYPTTYLKSMGLGKSCALLTDGRFSGGTSGLSIGHASPEAASGGVIGLVNTGDIITIDIPNRSITLDVAEDELAARREKQDALGWKPENRQREVSFALKAYASMATSADKGAVRDKSKLEG
- the ilvA gene encoding threonine ammonia-lyase, biosynthetic → MSDDTSSPQKQTGADYLRQILRAPVYEAAIVTPLQDMPRLSARIGNLVQLKREDRQPVHSFKLRGAYNMVSSLNEQQKAAGVIAASAGNHAQGMALSGSKLGIQTTIVMPKTTPDIKVDAVRGFGGNVVLHGSNFDEAKAEAERLSAEHGYTFVPPFDHPLVIAGQGTMGMEMLQQNGHMDYIFVPVGGGGLAAGVAVLIKQLMPEIKVIAVEPEDSACLKAALDAGEPVVLDQVSMFADGVAVKRIGEETFRLCQQYIDGHITVSSDEICSAVKDIFEDTRAIAEPSGALALAGLKKFAEQNKLQDKQLATVLSGANTNFHGLRYVSERCELGEKREGLLAVTIPERQGAFLEFCNIIGGRAVTEFNYRHNDEGLANIFVGVRLQGGQEELEHIINDLREGGYPVVDLSDDEMAKLHIRYMIGGKPSKPLKERLYSFEFPEYPGALIKFLDTLGTHWNISLFNYRNHGADYGRVLCGFELGDDDLAQFSTHLEELGYQCKDETDNPSYKFFLS